In Indicator indicator isolate 239-I01 chromosome 29, UM_Iind_1.1, whole genome shotgun sequence, the following are encoded in one genomic region:
- the SCPEP1 gene encoding retinoid-inducible serine carboxypeptidase — MFWWLYYANNPTKDFTELPLILWLQGGPGASGSGFGNFEEIGPLDKEMKPRNTTWLQAASILFVDNPVGAGFSYVDDCSLFAKNLTTVVSDMMVFLGEFFTSRTEFQTIPFYVFSESYGGKMAAGIALALHEAVQNGTIRCNFMGTALGDSWISPLDSVLSWGPYLYSTSLLDDNGLAEVTAVAKEIMAAINKNQYGLATELWGKAESIIEENTDNVNFYNIMTKDVPEMKASDQENLHFMRLYQRHVKTMGKDSLKDLMNGPIRKKLQIIPDCVQWGGQSRQVFENMAEDFMKPVIDIVDQLLAAKVNVTVYNGQLDLIVDTMGQEAWIRKLKWPCLAQFSQQRWKPLYVSPESTETAAFHKAYENLAFFWILKAGHMVPSDQGEMALKMLRMVTQQQH; from the exons ATGTTCTGGTGGCTCTACTATGCAAACAACCCAACCAAAGActtcacagagctgcctctcatcctgtggCTTCAG GGAGGTCCAGGAGCTTCAGGCAGTGGATTTGGGAACTTTGAAGAGATTGGTCCATTAGACAAAGAAATGAAACCAAGAAACACAACCTGG ctgcaggcagccagtaTCTTGTTTGTGGACAATCCTGTGGGTGCTGGATTCAGCTATGTAGATGACTGCAGCTTGTTTGCCAAAAACCTGACCACAGTAGTTTCTGACATGATGGTTTTTCTTGGAGAGTTCTTCACAAGCAGAACAGAATTCCAG accATCCCATTCTATGTATTTTCTGAATCCTATGGAGGTAAAATGGCTGCTGGCATTGCTTTAGCTCTGCATGAG GCTGTGCAAAATGGGACAATAAGGTGCAATTTTATGGGGACTGCTCTTGGAGACTCGTGGATTTCTCCTTTGG ACTCTGTGCTGTCTTGGGGGCCCTACCTTTACAGCACT TCTCTCCTTGATGACAATGGGCTGGCAGAGGTGACTGCTGTTGCCAAGGAAATAATGGCTGCTATAAATAAAAACCAATATGGGCTGGCCACTGAGCTCTGGGGCAAGGCTGAGAGTATCATTGAAGAG AACACAGACAATGTCAACTTCTATAACATCATGACTAAGGATGTTCCAGAAATGAAAGCAAGTGACCAAGAAAATCTTCATTTCA TGAGGCTTTACCAACGCCACGTCAaaaccatgggcaaggacagcCTGAAAGATCTGATGAATGGCCCCATCAGGAAGAAGCTGCAAATCATCCCTGACTGTGTGCAGTGGGGAG GTCAGTCCAGGCAAGTCTTTGAGAACATGGCTGAGGACTTCATGAAACCTGTCATTGATATTGTGGATCAGCTTTTGGCAGCCAAGGTCAATGTTACAGTCTACAATGGGCAGCTGGATCTCATTGTTGACACCATGG GCCAGGAGGCATGGATCCGGAAGCTGAAATGGCCTTGTCTGGCCCAGTTCAGCCAGCAGAGGTGGAAGCCACTCTATGTGTCTCCAGAATCCACTGAGACAGCTGCTTTCCACAAGGCCTATGAGAACTTGGCTTTCTTCTGGATTCTGAAGGCTGGACACATG GTACCATCTGACCAAGGAGAGATGGCACTGAAGATGCTCAGAATGGTGACCCAACAGCAGCACTAG
- the COIL gene encoding coilin — MAAAGGAPVRLRLLFDYPPPGSPGCALCWLLLEPSQVRLITDLVSLIRHRFGFSRRARLSLFLEGALLPPTESARLVRDNDSLRVKLEEIVADEYEEIDDDFSSTPKEAKKRPRPKHEEEEISRNEGNRHKKEKKKNKHNPEYSSCREETSVDICDSQKKYKKRKRREEASGRNRLPEGKEESSTDQSKKLKITEREKQLATKKKDRKQTEVAAANVALEQANGKSNTKNPTPQPRRKRAGSSDSSSTSSDSNSSEVNVKQNKSSHKAVVATLPKDKSQAAANAGVKTVVSNKANTENATKTTVSDNAKKSQATSSDSDSSTEDEKVATAQDKKSLPNKVTAVKPSATKAPKAKSSSSDSDSSDSETLVIKKPTANAGLSNSTGRNCTQQLPTTTANSRQGPLASQGRGRGRGTGDDNFWRAPRGRGFRGMTWGQGRGRGANPGFFYNYSSEGQKQKHLNEDATNASALVQDPVEVPKRDYSVLPLLAAPPQVGERIAFKRLELTENYSPEVSDYKEGRIISWNAEKKQIELEILSSAAGQSAKEPGKFDLVYQSADGAELIEYAVPQDTKITEIWDALIEPRLIVEPPVNGSSAANGTG, encoded by the exons ATGGCGGCGGCCGGCGGGGCCCCGGTGCGGCTGCGGCTGCTCTTTGATTACCCGCCACCGGGCAGCCCAGGCTGCgcgctctgctggctgctgctggagcccagcCAGGTGCGCCTCATCACCGACCTCGTCAGTCTCATTCGCCACAGGTTCGGCTTCAGCCGGCGGGCCCGGCTCAGCCTGTTCCTGGAGGGAGCGTTGCTGCCCCCCACTGAGAGCGCCCGCCTCGTGCGGGACAACGACTCGCTCCG AGTAAAATTGGAAGAGATAGTTGCAGATGAGTATGAAGAGATCGATGATGACTTCTCTTCTACACcaaaagaagccaaaaaaagGCCCAGACCAAagcatgaagaggaagaaatctcTAGAAATGAAGGCAACAggcataaaaaggaaaagaaaaagaataaacatAATCCTGAGTATTCCTCTTGTAGGGAAGAGACCTCTGTAGATATTTGTGACTCTCAAAAAAagtacaagaaaagaaaaagaagggaagaagctAGTGGGAGAAATAGACTCCCAGAAGGTAAGGAAGAGAGCTCCACTGACCAGTctaaaaaactaaaaataacaGAGAGGGAGAAACAGCTGGCAACAAAAAAGAAGGATCGAAAGCAGACAGAGGTTGCTGCAGCAAATGTGGCTTTAGAACAGGCAAATGGTAAAAGTaacaccaaaaaccccacaccacagCCCAGAAGAAAGAGGGCAGGATCTTCAGATTCCTCCAGCACATCATCTGACAGTAATAGCAGTGAAGTGAatgtaaagcaaaataaatcttCCCATAAAGCTGTAGTGGCAACACTTCCCAAAGACAAATCCCAAGCTGCTGCCAATGCTGGTGTGAAAACTGTTGTCTCTAACAAAGCTAACACTGAAAATGCCACAAAGACTACAGTTAGTGACAATGCTAAAAAATCCCAGGCTACTAGTTCAGATTCTGACTCCAGTACAGAGGATGAGAAGGTGGCAACTGCCCAAGACAAGAAGTCACTGCCTAACAAGGTGACAGCTGTGAAACCCAGTGCCACCAAGGCTCCCAAAGCAAAGAGCTCCTCCTCAGACTCTGATAGCTCAGACTCAGAAACTCTTGtgattaaaaaacccacagcaaatGCTGGGCTGAGTAATTCCACGGGGAGGAACTGCACTCAACAGCTGCCAACCACCACTGCCAACAGCCGCCAGGGACCACTCGCCAGCCAGGGCCGGGGCCGGGGGCGTGGAACAGGGGATGATAACTTCTGGAGAGCACCTAGGGGCCGTGGGTTTCGTGGCATGACGTGGGGCCAAGGCCGTGGGAGAGGAGCAAACCCTGGCTTCTTCTACAACTACAGCAGTGAAGGCCAGAAACAGAAGCACTTAAATGAGGATGCAACAAATGCTTCTGCTCTTGTCCAG GATCCTGTGGAGGTCCCCAAGAGAGATTACAGTGTTTTACCTCTTCTAGCTGCTCCACCACAAGTGGGAGAAAGAATTGCCTTTAAG CGCTTGGAACTAACTGAAAATTACAGTCCTGAAGTTTCAGACTACAAG GAGGGAAGAATAATCAGTTGGAATGCTGAGAAGAAACAGATTGAGCTTGAGATCCTGTCATCAGCAGCAGGACAGT ctgcTAAAGAGCCAGGGAAATTCGATCTGGTTTACCAGTCTGCAGATGGAGCAGAACTAATAGAATATGCTGTCCCTCAGGACACAAAG ATAACTGAGATCTGGGATGCACTGATAGAGCCAAGACTGATTGTTGAGCCTCCAGTTAACGGATCCAGCGCTGCaaatggaacaggctga